A segment of the candidate division WOR-3 bacterium genome:
CCAGACTGCTCTAGGGATGCAGCTGTTCATTTCTGTTCCGGTCGGACTGCCCGCGATGAGCCGTGGGCATCAACCAGCTCGAGTGCGAGCGCAGCCGGGTCAAGGCCAAGTGTTCGAAGCAGTTGCCAGGTGACCTGGACCTGCCGGCATGCGCGCTCAGCGCCACCTTCGTGCCGGCAGCATGGCGGTTCGCAGGCAAGAACGAGGACACGTTCAGCGCCCTTCTCAAACTCGGCGAGGAGTAGTCCGGCATCTACCCGACCAGCGCAGACCAGTTCACGGACTTGGAGATGATCATCACCACGGTCGGCTGGCAGCCGGGCGAGTGCGGTCTGACACGCGAACACAGTCAGCGGTGAGGCGGTTGTTAACCGTTCGGTTCTACTCATTGTCTTCAGGTTCCGGCTCACGACGGTCAGAGAGCGCACCGGTCGGACATGCTGCAATACAAGTGCCGCAACCTCGGCACCGGGCCAGGTCAACGCTTGCGAGTTTCAGGCCGATGTCGGTTTCAACAAGGCTCACGGCTTCGTGGATGCAGACGCTGATACAGTCGCCACAGCCCCGGCACAGCTCAGGGTCCACACGTGCCGCTACCAGTCTTGCCAGCATCTCGGTCTGGCCGGCGCCCGACCGACGGACGAGCACGGTTCTGGCCTTGGCCGGCTGGTCGAACAGTGCTTCAATGGCCGGTACGCGGATTAGTAGTTCAGTCTCGATGCCGGGCAGCGAGAGGGCTACTTGCCGTCTGGCGCATAGCGCTGAGCAGCGTATGCACTCGGCGCATGGACCGCAGCGCAGACAACGTCGCGCCTCTTCGACTGCCTGCTCACGAGTGAGTGGCTGTTCGACTTCGGCGAAGCTCTTGCGCATGTGGCGGGCGAGTTTATGGGAACGCACGCGGTCAATCAGTACCGCGGTCAGGGCTGGTGCAAGCACCTCGGATTCGCGGCTGGTGCAGTCCGGGGCAGACCGCGGGCGGCCGGTGATGAACGAATCAATGCCTCGGGCCGCACGGTGGCCGGCAGCGATGGCGTCAATTACAGTTGCTGGACCGGTAACGACGTCGCCGCCGCAGAAGATGCCTGGTACAGATGCAGCACCAGAATCGGGGTCAACTGCCGCGGTCCCGGCTGCGGTAAGTTTGATGCCGGCCCGTTCGAGTGGGGAAGGGTCTGGCCGCTGGCCAATTGCTTTCACTACGAGGTCGGCCTGGATTTCGAACTCTGAGCCCGGTACTGGTACCGGTCGACGCCGACCACTTGCATCCGGCTCACCAAGACGCGTCCGGATGCAGCGTAGCCCGGTGACGTGCCCTTCACGATGCAAGAAAGCCACCGGCTGGGTAAGGCAGCGCAGTGTGATAGCTTCAGCCAGCGCGTCCTCGATTTCTTCCCGGTCAGCCGGCATTTCCTTGCGGGTCCGGCGGTAGACAATCTGGACCTCATGGGCACCCAATCGCCATGCGACTCGGGCCGCGTCCACCGCGGAATTGCCGCCACCGATGACCAGAACTCGAGACGGAATTTCGCTCCGTACACCGAGGTTGGTCGTACGCAGGAAATCAGTACAGTCTTCCACACCTTCGAGTTGATCCTCGAGTGCGAGCCCAAGGCCGATACCGGAATGGCAACCGGTGGCCCAAAACACAGCCGCGTACCCATCGGCCAATAGCCGTTTCGGGTCGTCAATCGGACTCGAGGTCTGGATTTCGATGCCGAGCCTGGTAAGGGCACCGACTTCTTGGTCAATGATCGCATGCGGCAGGCGGAATGCCGGAATGCCAACCCGCATCATGCCACCCGGGCGGTCCAAGGCCTCAAAGACTGTGACCGAGTACCCAAGTCGGGCAAGGTCGCTGGCCGCGGTGATTCCAGCCGGGCCTGATCCGACAATGGCAACGCGAATGCCGTTGGGTGTGACTATCGAGCGGTACTTGTCCGACACGGCGGAAGCGTCCGAGAACGCAAAGTCCGCGATGAAACGTTTGAGCAGTCGGATAGCGACCGGCGCATCAATCTCGGCGCGGCGGCACTCGGCTTCGCACGGATGAGTGCATACCCGTCCACAGATGCCGGGCAACGGGTTTGACTGGAGTACTACTTCGAGTGCCCGGTTGAACTGCTGGCTTGCGATCAGGCCAACGTATGCCTTGACATTCACACCGGCCGGACAGGCGACACGGCAGGATGATGCTGGTATCGGCTGCACGCGGAACTGTTTTCCTTCCTCAGGTAAGGTAATAGCGGCTCGACCCTGCTCGAACGCCCGCCGGATACGCGCCAGGGTGAGTTCAGGTCGGGTCATGTTCGAGACGAGAGCGTCATAAGCTGAGGCAACGATAGGTCAAACCGACGGAGCCGATGCCTGGCCCAGTTGCTCTTTTCCAGCAGCAAGCCCCTTTTCCAGGGCCTGGATATTTTGGGCAAGGGAACGGTCCGGTACCATGCCGGCGACAGCCTTCTTGATTGCCTCGACCGAGACAATGCCGGTGATCGCGACGATGAAGCCGAGCATTACCATGTTCGCAAACATCCGGTTGCCCATCTGCTCAGCGATACGAGTGGCGGTGATGCCGTACAGCTTTGTGCCCGGTTCTGGCGGGTGAGCACGGACGAGGTCCTGTTCGATGAACAGGATTCCGCCTGGTTTGAGTTCGGACTCGAACTTGTCGTAGGCTTCCTGCGACATTGTCACGAGGACGTCTGGGCTTGTGAGATACGGGTAGAGAATCTCGTGCTCAGATACGATGAGCTGGGCTGAGCAGGCACCGCCCCGTGCCTCAGGTCCGAAGCTCTGGGTCAGGGTTGCGTTCTTGTTGTCGAATATCGCCGCGGCCCGGCCGAGAATCATGCCCATGCGGATGATCCCCTGGCCGCCGAAGCCGGAGAGCTTGATTTCCATTATAGTCCCTCGTGAAGAGGAAAAACTTCAAGGACGTCAGGAGCAAGCGAAGCGAAAGACAAACTACAGAGATAGGAAGATATGACGCAGTTCATGTCTTGTCCGTCCCGCTGGCGTCTTTCGTGCTTTCGTGGCCGATGTCTGCTTCCGGTTCCATCGGCCCCTGGTAGGGGACGTAGTCCTTGCCGACCGATTCGGCAAGGCTGGCGTTCATCGTGTCGGTGAAAGTTGGCTTCTCAATATCTACGAACTTGCCGACGATCAGCCGTTCCTGAAACCCGATGGCGCACTCACGGGTGTCGGCACCGTTCCGAACGTCTGAGTTGTCGCGATAGAACTCGAGCAGGTCAAGCCCGGAGCCCAGACGGTTGCGGCGGGCATAGACCGTGGGGCAAGGTGAGATGACTTCAATGAAGCCGAAGCCACGGCGGGAGAGAATTTCCCGAATCGCGGCGGTTAGATGGCGCACGTGGAGCGCAGTCCAGCGCGCAACGTAGGTCGCGCCACAGGATTCAGCCAGAAATGGTAGATTGAATGGATGTTCGTAGCTGCCATAGGGCGCGGTTGTAGTACGGGCGGTCAGCGGCGTCGTTGGTCCGAACTGGCCGCCGGTCATGGCGTAGTTGAAGTTGTTGACGCAGATGACGGCAAGGTCCATGTTCCGGCGCGCGGCATGGATGAAGTGGTTGCCACCGATGGCAATCAGGTCGCCGTCGCCGGAGATGACCACAACCTTGAGCCGCGGATTGGCAAGCTTCAGACCCGCGGCAAACGGGATGGCCCGACCATGGGTGGTGTGGAATGAATCAAGGTTCACGTAGCCAGCAGCGCGGCCGGTACAGCCGATACCAGACACTACCGCAATGTCTTCACGGCGAATGCCGCTGTTCTTGACCGCGGTCAGGAACGAATTCAGCACCGTCCCAAGTCCGCAGGTCGAGCACCAGATATGCGGAATGCGGTCCATCCGCAGGTAGGGTTCGAGCGGATGGTGACCAGATTCGGCTGGTGGTTGATTGATGGATGGTAATCCGGAATCGTTCATCTGACATCCGCCTTTGCACCTTCGACGATGGCCGCAAGGATGTCTTGCGGGTCGTGGACCCAGCCACCGCAGTGCGGCACAAGCCGGGTGTGGCAATGGCAGCCTGCGACCCGGTCCAGTTCGAGGAAAACCTGGCCGAGGTTGATTTCGGGCATGACCATGCATTTGACCTTGCGGGCCAGTTCTGCAATCCGCTTCTCAGGAAATGGCCAGACCGTTACTAGGCGCAACGAGCCGACTTTGATACCCTGCGCCCGGGCAAGCGCAATAGCACGGGTGGCGACGCGGTAACTGATTCCATAGGACACGACCACAACTTCGGCATCTTCGGTGTCGCGTTCGTCGAGGATAACGATGTCGTCAACGTTCCGGCGGACTTTCTCGACGAGCCGCGTGACGCAAAGATGCTGGCACGCGGCGTTGATGACCGGATAGCCGCGTTCGTCGTGGGTGAGGCCGGTGATGTGGAAGCGGTAGTCGTCGCCAGCTCGTACCATCGGCGGCACCAGGTCTTTGTCCGGAAGATATGGGTGGTAGTTCTCCTTCGGACCACGGTACCAGCGCCGGGGCCGGACTTTTATCTTGTCCGGCTCGGGCACGACCACCTTCTCAGTCATGTGGCCGACGCACTCGTCCATCATGAGCAGTACCGGCAGGCGGTACTGCTCGGACAGGTTGAAAGCGGTGATGGTGAGGTCGAAACACTCCTGAGGCGAACAGGGGCAGAGCGCGATAATCTCATAGTCACCGTGCGAACCCCAGCGGGCCTGCATCATGTCCTGCTGGCCGGTCAGGGTCGGCAATCCAGTCGAAGGCCCGCCCCGCTGGACATTGACGACGACACAAGGTGTTTCGGTCATCACGCCGAGGCCGATGTTTTCCTGCATCAGCGAGAAACCCGGGCCTGACGTTACCGTCATGGCCTTTGTGCCGGCCCAGGCCGCACCGAGGATTGCAGCCATCGAAGCAAGCTCATCTTCCATCTGGACGAAGATGCCGCCGACCAGAGGGAATCGCTCAGCCAGACGTTCGGCGACTTCGGTTGAGGGTGTTATCGGATATCCGGCCATGAACCGACAGCCGGCCGCGATTGCGCCCTCGGCACATGCGTAATCGCCGTCCCAATAGTGCGAACCGGTCAGAACTGCCGCATTCACGCCCGATTCTCGTTGCTGGTTTCTGATTTGCCGGAAACCCTAGCGTCTGAGTCCTCAAGTGCCGGCTCAGGACCTTGCTGTTCCGGCGTCCTTTCCGGTCCCTCGGGTTCCTTGCACGTCTGGTCTGAAGTCACCCAGATGGCGAACTCAGGACACATCACCTCGCACAGTTTGCAGTCCACACAGTCTTCGGGCCGGGCCACGAGCGGCGGGTGATAGCCTTTGCGATTGAAATCCTTGGAGAACTCGAGCACCTTCTTCGGGCAGTACTTGATGCAGAATCCACAACCTTTGCACCGGTTGACGATGATATGGACCGTGCCATGCGGCGGTTTACACCGTTCGGCGTCGAGCGGCTTGCGCCAATATTTCATGTTCAGAGTCGCTGGAACGGGAATTATAGACCGCATACTTGTGGCGTCAAGCTCACTCAGCTGGTCCGAGTGAGAGGACTCGAGTAGCGGGCTGCACCAGGTCTCAGCCGCGTCGGACCGAGTGACCCAGGATTCGCTGTGACCGGGTGGTAGCGGCTCAGCCTATCCAGCGGTCAAAGGCCACGAGCCAGTCTTCGGTTGTTCTTTTCTGGGCGACCGCCGTTTCGAGTGTTTTGCGGGCAGTCTTGGGGTCAAGTGGGAACCAGCGATGCCACTTGGTCGGACCATAGTTTTTCAGGCCGTCAAGGACCATGCTGGTGCGGCCAGTGAGTTCGGCCGCGGTGCCTAATTGCTTCTTGAGTTCCCGGGCTTTGTCGTAGGCAATCTTGAAGAACGCCGGGTAGCGGTAGTCGCGGGCCATGTGGTGGTCAATTACCAGGGTCTTGAGTTCAGGTTCGGCGAGAATACGGCAGACGTTGACAATACTCTGCACGAGTCCGTAGTCAGGACCGGACTGGCTGAGGGTTGCAGTCGGATAGCCGTCGAGCACCACGGTCTGGGCTCGGGCCGCGCAGACGAGGTCAGTGGTTTCTCTTTCGACCGGGCCGGAGACGTCCGAGGTGATAAGGACCTTGTCCCGGCCCCTTCGGATTTCGGTCATGAGCACGGTGCC
Coding sequences within it:
- a CDS encoding thiamine pyrophosphate-dependent enzyme is translated as MNDSGLPSINQPPAESGHHPLEPYLRMDRIPHIWCSTCGLGTVLNSFLTAVKNSGIRREDIAVVSGIGCTGRAAGYVNLDSFHTTHGRAIPFAAGLKLANPRLKVVVISGDGDLIAIGGNHFIHAARRNMDLAVICVNNFNYAMTGGQFGPTTPLTARTTTAPYGSYEHPFNLPFLAESCGATYVARWTALHVRHLTAAIREILSRRGFGFIEVISPCPTVYARRNRLGSGLDLLEFYRDNSDVRNGADTRECAIGFQERLIVGKFVDIEKPTFTDTMNASLAESVGKDYVPYQGPMEPEADIGHESTKDASGTDKT
- a CDS encoding 2-oxoacid:acceptor oxidoreductase subunit alpha gives rise to the protein MNAAVLTGSHYWDGDYACAEGAIAAGCRFMAGYPITPSTEVAERLAERFPLVGGIFVQMEDELASMAAILGAAWAGTKAMTVTSGPGFSLMQENIGLGVMTETPCVVVNVQRGGPSTGLPTLTGQQDMMQARWGSHGDYEIIALCPCSPQECFDLTITAFNLSEQYRLPVLLMMDECVGHMTEKVVVPEPDKIKVRPRRWYRGPKENYHPYLPDKDLVPPMVRAGDDYRFHITGLTHDERGYPVINAACQHLCVTRLVEKVRRNVDDIVILDERDTEDAEVVVVSYGISYRVATRAIALARAQGIKVGSLRLVTVWPFPEKRIAELARKVKCMVMPEINLGQVFLELDRVAGCHCHTRLVPHCGGWVHDPQDILAAIVEGAKADVR
- a CDS encoding 2-oxoacid:acceptor oxidoreductase family protein, giving the protein MEIKLSGFGGQGIIRMGMILGRAAAIFDNKNATLTQSFGPEARGGACSAQLIVSEHEILYPYLTSPDVLVTMSQEAYDKFESELKPGGILFIEQDLVRAHPPEPGTKLYGITATRIAEQMGNRMFANMVMLGFIVAITGIVSVEAIKKAVAGMVPDRSLAQNIQALEKGLAAGKEQLGQASAPSV
- a CDS encoding hydrogenase iron-sulfur subunit; the encoded protein is MSRTERLTTASPLTVFACQTALARLPADRGDDHLQVRELVCAGRVDAGLLLAEFEKGAERVLVLACEPPCCRHEGGAERACRQVQVTWQLLRTLGLDPAALALELVDAHGSSRAVRPEQK
- a CDS encoding FAD-dependent oxidoreductase, which codes for MTRPELTLARIRRAFEQGRAAITLPEEGKQFRVQPIPASSCRVACPAGVNVKAYVGLIASQQFNRALEVVLQSNPLPGICGRVCTHPCEAECRRAEIDAPVAIRLLKRFIADFAFSDASAVSDKYRSIVTPNGIRVAIVGSGPAGITAASDLARLGYSVTVFEALDRPGGMMRVGIPAFRLPHAIIDQEVGALTRLGIEIQTSSPIDDPKRLLADGYAAVFWATGCHSGIGLGLALEDQLEGVEDCTDFLRTTNLGVRSEIPSRVLVIGGGNSAVDAARVAWRLGAHEVQIVYRRTRKEMPADREEIEDALAEAITLRCLTQPVAFLHREGHVTGLRCIRTRLGEPDASGRRRPVPVPGSEFEIQADLVVKAIGQRPDPSPLERAGIKLTAAGTAAVDPDSGAASVPGIFCGGDVVTGPATVIDAIAAGHRAARGIDSFITGRPRSAPDCTSRESEVLAPALTAVLIDRVRSHKLARHMRKSFAEVEQPLTREQAVEEARRCLRCGPCAECIRCSALCARRQVALSLPGIETELLIRVPAIEALFDQPAKARTVLVRRSGAGQTEMLARLVAARVDPELCRGCGDCISVCIHEAVSLVETDIGLKLASVDLARCRGCGTCIAACPTGALSDRREPEPEDNE
- a CDS encoding ferredoxin family protein codes for the protein MRSIIPVPATLNMKYWRKPLDAERCKPPHGTVHIIVNRCKGCGFCIKYCPKKVLEFSKDFNRKGYHPPLVARPEDCVDCKLCEVMCPEFAIWVTSDQTCKEPEGPERTPEQQGPEPALEDSDARVSGKSETSNENRA